The sequence below is a genomic window from Flagellimonas marinaquae.
TAATATGTGGGGTTTCTTCCATTACCTTACGTGCCACCGAAATGGGGTGTACTATGTTTTCCATGCAGACCACAGAACCGCAATTGCCATCCTTGTCCATAATACAGGCATCCAGGGTAACGTTTCCGTCCCTGTCCGGCCTACCGCCTTTGCCCACGGTCTCGTTGGTTTCATCCGCTTCCTCGACCCTAACGCCCTGCTCTACGGCGTCTAGAGCATTTCCGCCCGATTTTAGTACTTCCCAAGCTTTATTTGTAGCATTCATAAAATTCCAGGTACATACCACAATGGGTTTGGTTGGGTTAGACGTGGTTGGTTCGGATATGGCTGTTTCCAGTTTAGTATCGGTTTTACAGGCCATCAAAGTGGAGGTGGAAAGCAGTCCTGCCGCCGAAAGGCTGGAATTTTTAAGAAATTTGCGTCGTTCCATAGGTTGGTATGTTTATTTTTAGGGTTCATAAATATACAATATGCTGGTAGAAGTCTGTGCCAATTCCTTAGCGTCTGCAAGATATGCCGAAAGAGCGGGAGCAGATAGGGTCGAACTTTGTTCGGAACTTGGGGTAGGAGGCGTTACCCCATCGACTGGCCTTATTCAATTGGTTAAAGGTGAGCTAAATATTCCCGTTCATGTTTTGATTCGTCCAAGAGGAGGGCATTTCACGTATTTCGACGCTGAATTTGAAGTAATGAAAGCCGATATTTTGGCATGCAAGGAATTAGGTGTTGATGGTGTTGTTGCTGGGGTTTTGAGGGATGATTTTTCTATTGATGTTAAAAGAACCAAAGCACTGGTGGAATTGTCCCAAGGAATACATTTTACATTTCACCGTGCTTTTGATTGGGTGGCAAAACCTTTGGAAGCCATAAAGCAACTTGAGGATATTGGCGTGCAGACTATTTTAACGTCCGGAGGCAAGCCCTCATCCGAAGAAGGGATATTAAACCTAAAGGTTTGGCAACAGCGTTCCAAAATAACTATAATGGCTGGGGGAGGAGTTTCGCCCGGTAATGCATCAAAATTTAAAGAAATAGGTCTCAGCGCTATTCATTGTTCGGGAACAAGCTTTGAAAACCCTTTAGATTTGGAAGGGAAAATCAGTATGAATTCCAGTAAGCATTTGGTGGAGGATAAAGTGGCGGTTTCGAATTTAGATATCCTCAATTCAATAGTTCGAGCCGTTAAATAAATTTAAAATACACTGTTTAATAGGAGATTAGCGCTAATTTTGTAAAAAAATTGTATGTCCCGATTTATCATTTTGGCAATCCTATATGTGGTACTCGCCGTGTATGGTTTTCAAGCCTTTAAAACATTGTTCAAGAGTCCTTTGTTGCACTGGACCTATATTGTATTGTTTTTAGGAGCCTTGGTTTTTTTGACCGTAAAAGTGGTTACCCACGATCCAGGTGATGGTTTTAAAGGCACGGCCGCTATAGCGGGAAGTATATTTGCCGCCTTCTTTTTGTTGGCCCTGGTATTGGGTTTCTTTCTACTTTTGGAAGATATTGTACGTTTATTGGGTTTTGGCTACAATAAAATGGTAGGCCTATCCAGTTCTGCCGACGGGTTTTATCCTTCCCGTAGAAAATTTGTGAGCGGCATTGCCTTGGGCTTGGCGGCCTTGCCTTTTGGGGCTCTGTTGTACGG
It includes:
- a CDS encoding copper homeostasis protein CutC — translated: MLVEVCANSLASARYAERAGADRVELCSELGVGGVTPSTGLIQLVKGELNIPVHVLIRPRGGHFTYFDAEFEVMKADILACKELGVDGVVAGVLRDDFSIDVKRTKALVELSQGIHFTFHRAFDWVAKPLEAIKQLEDIGVQTILTSGGKPSSEEGILNLKVWQQRSKITIMAGGGVSPGNASKFKEIGLSAIHCSGTSFENPLDLEGKISMNSSKHLVEDKVAVSNLDILNSIVRAVK